The sequence TCCATGCGACGCACTTCAGGCCTATGTCGCTTCCCCTGACCGAAGGTCACTTTTGGACGACATGCACTAGATCCTATCGCGCAGCGCGAACCAGTTGAGCGCCAGGAAAAGCAGCGGCGTACGGAAACGGCGGCCGCCGGGAAATGGCGGAATTTTCAAATCCTCGATCAGTTTCAGCCGGTCGCGATTGCCGGCAACGGTCTCGGCATAGAGCTTGCCGAAGAAGTTCGACAGCATGACGCCGTGGCCGGAATAGCCGCCCGCCGCGATCACATTCGGCATCACTTCGCGCACGAACGGTTTCCTCGGCACGGTGATGCCGACATAGCCGCCCCAGCCATGGGTGATCTCGATACCTTTCAGCGCCGGATAGAGCTCCGCGATCTGGCGGCGAATGTGGATGTGGATGTCTTTCGGGTCGTTGACGCCATAGACCTCTCGTCCGCCGAACAACAGCCGGCCATCCCTCGATTTGCGGAAATAGCGCACCACGAAGCGGGAATCATCGACGGACTCGCCGCCGGGCAGCACTTTCGAATCCGCCCCCAAAGGCACGGTCGCACCGATGAAGGAGCCGATCGGCATGATGTGTGCGGCACTCACCGGTTCGAGCGTGCCGCCATAGGCGTTGACCGCGATCAGGCATTTCTGTGCCGTCACGGTACCTCTTGGCGTGGAAACCCTGACCTTGCCGCCAGCGGCAACGATGCCGGTCGATGGCGTTTTTTCAAACAGCTGCGCACCGGCCTGCGCCGCCACACGCGCCGTGCCGATCACCAGCTTCATCGGATGGA comes from Mesorhizobium japonicum MAFF 303099 and encodes:
- a CDS encoding NAD(P)/FAD-dependent oxidoreductase, producing MPYQSPISPGRSWYEDTAGPRPEYPALDGDRSCDVVIIGGGFTGLSAAAHLAKAGTDVVLVEAYRFGDGASGRNGGQLGTGQRAWAEDLEAEYGLSRAKALFDLAEEAKTHLIEFAASNQIDIDYMPGQLSVAHKPRYVDDYKAHAEIMGSRFSYPHISFMDAKETAERLGSTAYFGGTRDTGTGHIHPMKLVIGTARVAAQAGAQLFEKTPSTGIVAAGGKVRVSTPRGTVTAQKCLIAVNAYGGTLEPVSAAHIMPIGSFIGATVPLGADSKVLPGGESVDDSRFVVRYFRKSRDGRLLFGGREVYGVNDPKDIHIHIRRQIAELYPALKGIEITHGWGGYVGITVPRKPFVREVMPNVIAAGGYSGHGVMLSNFFGKLYAETVAGNRDRLKLIEDLKIPPFPGGRRFRTPLLFLALNWFALRDRI